One Branchiostoma floridae strain S238N-H82 chromosome 15, Bfl_VNyyK, whole genome shotgun sequence DNA window includes the following coding sequences:
- the LOC118431474 gene encoding phosphatidylinositol-glycan biosynthesis class W protein-like encodes MSYKTEKEAFVSNLNGTTVAEIALVNASAPLAVLLRAVVIPWLFGQMYSKFNIGQANKNGSTHRKPSKPAHTHSNPSKPAQTHSNMSKPTQTQSVSLQTILDRKLSETVPFVTNYRAYANIATAICILAVDFHIFPRRFAKAEMYGTGLMDAGVGSFVVSNAIVSPEARGKYRMARSLSGKLSNIAQSVRSTAPLWMIGLSRMVVVKALDYQEHVTEYGVHWNFFFTLAVVRVLSTAVLQFTGAGMSGLLSLVLAVQYQFALSNQGLQEFVLHGSDGRDSRRGFLDANREGICSCWGFLAVYFTGVELGRFIFRKRSTVQQWLVGCVQLLVSCGVFWVLLVLCEEYVEPVSRRTANLPYQLWMMVYNIQIIGSMLLVDLVVVIAAELRLLKREYSPRIWGVEPTTGDSKDAVPTEQQLPDWCLLSAVNRNQLFFFLLANLLTGAVNLCVDTLHTEPFMAFCIVFAYMLQLCNVVVVLHARNISLKFW; translated from the exons ATGTCTTACAAGACAGAGAAGGAAGCCTTCGTCAGTAACCTGAACGGCACCACAGTCGCGGAGATCGCCCTCGTTAACGCCTCTGCACCGCTGGCTGTGCTCCTGAGAGCTGTGGTCATCCCCTGGCTGTTTGGGCAAATGTACAGCAAGTTTAACATTGGG CAAGCCAACAAAAACGGCTCAACCCACAGAAAGCCGTCAAAACCGGCTCACACCCACAGCAACCCGTCAAAACCCGCTCAAACCCACAGCAACATGTCAAAACCCACTCAAACCCAGAGTGTATCCCTCCAGACAATTCTTGATAGAAAACTTTCAGAAACCGTGCCCTTTGTTACAAACTACAGGGCCTATGCAAATATTGCCACTGCGATTTGTATTTTGGCGGTAGATTTCCATATTTTCCCGCGGAGATTTGCCAAGGCAGAAATGTACGGAACGGGTCTGATGGATGCCGGAGTTGGCTCGTTTGTCGTGTCCAATGCCATCGTCTCTCCTGAGGCAAGAGGAAAATACAGAATGGCAAG GAGTTTGTCAGGAAAACTGTCCAACATCGCCCAGTCTGTCAGGTCCACAGCCCCCCTGTGGATGATTGGTTTGTCCCGCATGGTAGTGGTGAAAGCGTTAGACTACCAGGAACACGTGACGGAGTACGGCGTACACTGGAATTTCTTCTTCACTCTAGCAGTGGTCAGG GTCCTGTCAACTGCAGTGCTCCAGTTTACCGGAGCTGGTATGAGTGGCCTGTTGTCATTGGTCCTTGCAGTGCAGTACCAGTTTGCCCTGTCCAATCAGGGCTTGCAAGAGTTTGTCCTGCACGGTTCTGATGGAAGGGACTCACGTAGGGGTTTCCTGGATGCCAACAGGGAAGGGATCTGCTCCTGCTGGGGGTTTCTGGCTGTCTACTTCACTGGGGTGGAGCTGGGGAGGTTCATCTTTAGGAAAAG ATCAACAGTACAGCAGTGGCTTGTGGGCTGTGTTCAGCTGCTCGTGTCCTGTGGAGTGTTCTGGGTCCTGTTGGTCCTGTGTGAGGAGTATGTGGAACCTGTATCCAGACGTACAGCTAACCTCCCCTACCAGCTCTGGATG ATGGTTTACAACATCCAGATTATTGGCAGTATGCTATTGGTGGATCTGGTGGTTGTCATAGCAGCGGAGCTGAGACTGTTGAAGAGAGAGTACAGTCCACGGATTTGGGGTGTAGAGCCAACCACAG GTGACAGTAAGGATGCTGTCCCCACTGAACAGCAGCTGCCTGATTGGTGCCTGCTGTCAGCTGTCAACAGAAACCAGCTGTTCTTCTTCCTGCTGGCCAACCTGCTGACCGGAGCTGTGAACCTGTGTGTGGACACGCTGCACACCGAACCCTTCATGGCCTTCTGTATCGTGTTTGCCTACATGTTACAGCTTTGTAACGTAGTGGTTGTGCTTCATGCTAGAAACATCTCACTAAAGTTCTGGTGA